The Thermococcus sp. sequence GGCCATCAGGAGGAAACCTGCCCTTCTCATCCGTTCTCACCCCGGAGCTCCGCTATAATCTCCTCCAACATGGCCTTGAATTCCTCCCTGTCCAGGTCGTACTTGTACTCAATCTCAACGAGCTTCTCGTCCGGGGTTGCCTCTATTCCCTTCTCCTTCAGCTTTTCTATCAGCGCGTCCGTTGAAACGTTGAACTCCTTGGCGAGCTCCTGGACGGTGTAGTACTTCATCATCGTGCCCGTTATGTAAGCCGTTGAGTTAGTTGATTCTTCTTCATAGTAGGAGTCATACGATTCATATGTTGTTTCCTCTTCGCCCGTATACGCTGAAAACGCTTGGAATCCAACTGCTATGAGCAGTATTGGAATTATCAGGCCAGCCATTACCTTTGCCTTTGAGCTCTTAAATGCAGACTTCAGCATTACTAGCATACTCCTGAACCCCACCGCCAGGTGAACCCCCACGAGGCCAATCATGATGAAGCCCAGATACGTGTGAACGTTGGTGAGAGTGTCCTTATCCATACCAAAGAAGGTCCATCCTATGCTGTCCGCTATCCTCCCGCTGGGCGCTAAATACAGGCCTATTCCCGTTACAGCCATTCCAACAAAGACTATTAGGAGGAGCAGGTCAACAACTCCCCTTAGGAGTACTGAGGCTCTCATGCTTTCACCTCCGGTGGACATTTTCCTACGCAGAGCATGTTCTTCACCTCATCAGCGCGTATATTATAAGCCCAATTACGATAAAGAGCAGGAGCAGGAAAGCCAATTTGGCAAATATTATCAGCAG is a genomic window containing:
- a CDS encoding translation initiation factor IF-2 N-terminal domain-containing protein, which codes for MRASVLLRGVVDLLLLIVFVGMAVTGIGLYLAPSGRIADSIGWTFFGMDKDTLTNVHTYLGFIMIGLVGVHLAVGFRSMLVMLKSAFKSSKAKVMAGLIIPILLIAVGFQAFSAYTGEEETTYESYDSYYEEESTNSTAYITGTMMKYYTVQELAKEFNVSTDALIEKLKEKGIEATPDEKLVEIEYKYDLDREEFKAMLEEIIAELRGENG